The DNA region GATATTCTCGATCTGTCGTCCCAGGACGCCATGGATTCGGCTCCGGGGCTCGCCAAACTACAGCGTGCGCTGTCCTTGGGCGACGGCCGCGTTGCCGGCCTCTGGGTGAAACTGCCCAATGGCGTGCGCACGCCGATGATCGTCAGGCGCCATGGTCGTCATGCCATCGAGCTGGCCCTGCTATACGAAAAGCGCTCCCACGGGGATACCTCCGCGGTCGATCGCGCGGAACTGGTAAAGCGCTTGAAAAGCGTGCTGACGGCGGAGACGAAGGGCGTGTTCAAGACCTACAGCCAGATCACCGAGGTCTGGAAAGCGGCTCAGGAAAACGCCGAGGCCTGTCACCAGCGCCTCGCAGATCAACTGCACTGGCATGCATCCGCGGGCAGGACATTGCGCGAGGGCCTGGCGGACGAGAAGGAACTGCGGGACATCGTCGCGGATCCTGCCTGGCAACGAATGCAGGCGAAACGCGCAAAGCGGAGTTCGCTCGGCTTCACGCTGCCGCACGATGCGGACGCGGTTTCCAGCCCGCGACGCGCGCGCGACGACATGACGAAGGTCATCGCGGCCAAGTTCGAGGACACGCCCTCGGAAGACGCCCGGCGCACTGCCCCCAAGGCTTCGCCGGATGCGGGGACGGCGCCGTGGCCACCCGCGGCGGCGTGGACACGGCGTGGGCCGCTGCGTCCTTCCCCGGCCAACCGCACGGTGCTGTTGGATATCATGCCGCAGACGAAATTTTGAACGAGCCGTCCCGTTGACCGGGGGGCGGTCCGTTTCGCCGCCAGCCGCTGCCTGCTCAGGCGGGCTGGAAAACCTGCTGCAATTCGCCGGACTGGTACATTTCGGTCATGATGTCCGAACCGCCGATGAATTCGCCGTTGACGTACAACTGCGGAATCGTCGGCCACGAGGAGAATTCCTTGATGCCCTGGCGGATTTCGCCGTCCTCGAGAACATTGACCGTGAACGGCTTCTCCACGCCGCATGCCTTCAGGATCTGGATGGCGCGGCCGGAGAAGCCGCACATCGGGAACTGGGCGGTGCCCTTCATGAAGAGCACGACCGGGTGGTCCGTGACGAGTTGCTGGATGCGAGCTTGGGTGTCCATGGCGGGAACCTGAAAAAGAGGAGCGTAGTCGGGCAGATAATAGCGGAATTCAGGAAATCAAGTCCGGGTCTCCGCGGGCGGGGCAGGGTCTTGCCGGTGCGGTGCGTCGCAAGGTGATGCGGGCGGCGCGAACCGTCCGCAGGTCACGCGGTCCCGGTCGCCGAGGTCGCGGGCGGTCACCACGGCCTGCAAGCCATTCTCGACCAGAACGCGGCGTACCGCTTCTCCCTGGTCGTAGCCATGCTCGATCATCAGGGCGCCGCCGGCCAGCAGCCAGCGCGGCGCCCCGGCGGCGATCGCGCGGATCGCGCCCAGGCCATCCCCCTCGTCGGTCAGGGCGCCGCGCGGCTCGAAGCGCAGGTCGCCGTTCTCCAGGTGGGGGTCGGTCGCGGCGATGTAGGGCGGATTGCTGACGATCAGATCGAATTTCCGCGGTGCCGCGTCATCCAGCGCACCGAACCAGTCGCCCGTGAGGAAATCGAGGGGTAAGGTCGGGCCGCGTTCGGTCGGGCCGCGTTCGGTCGGGCCGCGCTCTGTTTTCAGCAGGGCGGCGGCATTGGCGCGCGCTACGGCGAGCGCATCTTCCGAGCGATCCGTCGCCACCACGCTCACCGCCGGACGCTCGGCTGCGATCGTCACGGCGATCGCCCCGCTGCCGGTGCCGAGATCCAGTATCCGTAACGTACGGTGCGGCACGCGGGCGTCCACCGGGGCGGCGGCGCGCCGGTCGATGTCGGCCAGCGCGAGTTCGACGAGCAGTTCGGTATCGGGTCGCGGAATCAGGACTGCCGCCGTCACCGCGAAGCGGCGGCCGTAGAATTCCCGTGCGCCGACCAGCTGCGCCACCGGCTCGCCCGCCGCGCGACGCGCTTCGAGTCGTTTAAACGCGGCGACGGCCACGGCGTCGAGCGGGACATGCGCACGCGTGATCAGTTCGGTGCGTCGCCAGCCGAGTGCGTGACAGAGCAGTACGCGGGCGTCCAGCGCATCGAGCGGACTCGCGGCCAGCAGCGTGCCCGCATCGACCGCCTG from Robbsia betulipollinis includes:
- the prmC gene encoding peptide chain release factor N(5)-glutamine methyltransferase, which translates into the protein MPPLRAGNVPGSGSEQAVDAGTLLAASPLDALDARVLLCHALGWRRTELITRAHVPLDAVAVAAFKRLEARRAAGEPVAQLVGAREFYGRRFAVTAAVLIPRPDTELLVELALADIDRRAAAPVDARVPHRTLRILDLGTGSGAIAVTIAAERPAVSVVATDRSEDALAVARANAAALLKTERGPTERGPTERGPTLPLDFLTGDWFGALDDAAPRKFDLIVSNPPYIAATDPHLENGDLRFEPRGALTDEGDGLGAIRAIAAGAPRWLLAGGALMIEHGYDQGEAVRRVLVENGLQAVVTARDLGDRDRVTCGRFAPPASPCDAPHRQDPAPPAETRT
- the grxD gene encoding Grx4 family monothiol glutaredoxin, whose amino-acid sequence is MDTQARIQQLVTDHPVVLFMKGTAQFPMCGFSGRAIQILKACGVEKPFTVNVLEDGEIRQGIKEFSSWPTIPQLYVNGEFIGGSDIMTEMYQSGELQQVFQPA